One part of the Candidatus Latescibacterota bacterium genome encodes these proteins:
- a CDS encoding TlpA family protein disulfide reductase, with amino-acid sequence NKKKEIAVRSGVQHFLLVMVAVLLVHATAAISGPTLGGPAPNLKEAVWIKGGPLPEFEPGRIYVVDLWSTWCKPCLKSMPALHKLESQYKDKVTFIALSIWDPEKPQVVEFVEKHGETMPGLIATDLVPPGKEFNEGILAARYLGTTERVSVPRTFIVDRTGNLVWIGLPWDLEVPLEQVVNGTWDWSEFAASWENDLAPKASENSDAN; translated from the coding sequence CAATAAGAAAAAGGAGATCGCTGTGAGGAGTGGAGTTCAGCATTTTTTACTTGTCATGGTAGCGGTCCTATTGGTCCATGCAACGGCGGCAATTTCTGGGCCGACGCTTGGCGGTCCCGCCCCGAACCTCAAAGAGGCGGTTTGGATAAAGGGGGGACCCTTGCCCGAATTTGAACCGGGTCGAATTTATGTCGTGGATTTATGGTCGACTTGGTGCAAGCCCTGCTTAAAGTCCATGCCGGCTCTCCACAAATTGGAAAGTCAATACAAAGATAAGGTTACATTTATCGCTTTGAGCATCTGGGATCCTGAAAAGCCGCAAGTTGTCGAATTCGTTGAAAAACATGGCGAAACAATGCCAGGTCTCATTGCGACGGACTTGGTCCCTCCGGGGAAAGAATTCAATGAAGGCATCTTGGCAGCCAGGTATTTGGGGACCACTGAAAGGGTGTCTGTACCAAGAACATTCATTGTTGACCGAACTGGAAATCTGGTTTGGATCGGTCTACCCTGGGATCTTGAAGTGCCGCTTGAGCAAGTGGTTAATGGAACATGGGACTGGTCGGAATTTGCAGCGTCGTGGGAAAACGACCTGGCCCCCAAGGCCAGCGAAAATTCGGACGCTAATTAG